Proteins co-encoded in one Gemmatimonadota bacterium genomic window:
- a CDS encoding phosphatase PAP2 family protein, translated as MGSGVSGMGRIALTFMAAAAWSAASVSAQATTDGRPTAVRLASPLSTAPPTPAPVGPGFRGPAAAMVAPGSGAATSDQFLPLALFASLTLIEWDEEVRAWSQSGFAADRLQPVAHAFKHMGDRSTVLVGLSAYLLGEALGKDGLADVGQHASAGLVATGMAVSAIKIGTGRLRPFADGGAEDFDFGRGFARENRSLSFPSGHTATAFAVAATLTEEAKHHWPGQQKWIGPLLYAAATFVGASRMLDDKHWSSDVLMGAAVGTFAGRRTVGAFHGEP; from the coding sequence ATGGGCAGTGGTGTGTCGGGCATGGGCAGGATCGCCTTGACGTTCATGGCGGCGGCGGCGTGGAGTGCCGCCAGCGTTTCCGCCCAGGCGACGACGGACGGCCGGCCGACAGCGGTTCGGCTCGCGTCGCCGCTGAGCACGGCGCCGCCGACCCCGGCGCCGGTAGGCCCGGGATTTCGCGGCCCGGCCGCGGCCATGGTCGCTCCCGGGTCGGGCGCCGCCACCTCCGACCAATTCCTTCCGCTGGCGCTGTTCGCGTCCCTGACGCTCATCGAGTGGGACGAAGAGGTTCGGGCGTGGTCACAGTCCGGCTTCGCCGCCGATCGCCTTCAGCCGGTCGCCCACGCGTTCAAGCACATGGGCGACCGCTCCACGGTGCTGGTGGGCTTGAGCGCCTACCTGCTTGGAGAGGCGCTCGGCAAGGACGGCTTGGCCGACGTCGGGCAGCACGCGTCGGCGGGGCTGGTCGCCACCGGGATGGCCGTCTCCGCGATCAAGATCGGCACCGGCCGGCTGAGGCCGTTCGCGGACGGCGGCGCCGAGGACTTCGATTTCGGGCGCGGCTTCGCGAGGGAGAACCGGTCGCTGTCCTTCCCGTCCGGTCACACCGCGACGGCCTTCGCCGTCGCGGCGACGCTGACCGAAGAGGCCAAGCACCACTGGCCCGGCCAGCAGAAGTGGATCGGGCCGCTGCTCTACGCCGCTGCAACCTTCGTGGGTGCGTCACGCATGCTGGACGACAAGCACTGGTCGAGCGACGTGCTCATGGGCGCCGCCGTCGGCACGTTCGCCGGGCGTCGCACCGTCGGCGCTTTCCACGGCGAGCCCTGA
- a CDS encoding aminotransferase class I/II-fold pyridoxal phosphate-dependent enzyme — translation MNPPLTATRTHGFTESVIREMTRVAREHDAINLAQGFPDFPAPDVVKDAACSAIRGDINQYAITWGAPRLRTALARRYHDWYGMEVDPQREVTVTCGATEAMASVLLAAVNPGEEVIVLEPFYENYGPDAILCGATPVWVPMEMQRTDPGDDASRGGLRFSLDLDRLASAFSARTRAIVLNTPNNPTGALLSRPELEAIADLCRRHDAIAVTDEIYEHIVYEGAHVPMATLPGMRERTVTVSGASKTFSVTGWRVGTVVSPPALTDAIRKVHDFLTVGAPAPLQEAVATGLETLGADYYEGLAADYRARRDALLGGLARAGLRCTVPDGAYYVLADFSSACELDDVEFSRRLAAGDLGRPAGPDAPGGVAPVPGSSFFHDPHAGNSLVRFAFCKRVETLERAAERLADILLEHRNR, via the coding sequence ATGAACCCACCGCTGACGGCCACCCGGACGCACGGATTCACGGAGTCCGTGATCCGCGAGATGACGCGAGTCGCGCGCGAGCACGACGCCATCAACCTGGCCCAAGGCTTCCCCGACTTCCCGGCGCCGGACGTTGTCAAGGACGCCGCCTGCAGCGCCATACGGGGCGATATCAACCAGTACGCCATCACGTGGGGCGCCCCCCGCCTGAGAACCGCGCTCGCGCGCCGCTACCACGACTGGTACGGCATGGAGGTGGACCCGCAGCGCGAGGTGACCGTGACCTGCGGGGCCACCGAGGCTATGGCGTCGGTGCTCCTGGCCGCGGTGAATCCGGGCGAGGAGGTGATCGTCCTGGAGCCGTTCTACGAAAACTACGGACCGGACGCGATCCTGTGCGGCGCCACCCCGGTGTGGGTGCCGATGGAGATGCAGCGCACCGACCCCGGCGACGACGCCAGTCGCGGCGGTCTTCGCTTCTCGCTCGACCTGGATCGCCTGGCGTCGGCGTTCTCGGCGCGCACGCGCGCCATCGTGCTGAACACGCCCAACAACCCCACCGGCGCGCTGCTTTCGCGCCCCGAGCTGGAGGCGATCGCGGATCTGTGCCGGCGCCACGACGCGATCGCCGTCACCGACGAGATCTACGAGCACATCGTCTACGAGGGCGCTCACGTGCCCATGGCCACGCTTCCCGGCATGCGCGAGCGCACGGTGACGGTGAGCGGGGCGTCCAAGACCTTCAGCGTCACCGGCTGGCGGGTGGGCACCGTCGTCTCTCCTCCGGCGCTGACCGACGCCATCCGCAAGGTGCACGACTTCCTCACCGTCGGCGCCCCCGCGCCGCTGCAGGAGGCGGTCGCGACAGGCCTGGAGACTCTGGGGGCCGACTACTACGAGGGCCTCGCGGCCGACTACAGGGCGCGCCGAGACGCGCTCCTGGGTGGCCTGGCGCGGGCCGGGCTGCGGTGCACGGTGCCGGACGGCGCCTACTACGTCCTGGCGGACTTTTCCTCGGCGTGCGAGCTGGACGACGTGGAGTTCTCCAGGCGCCTCGCGGCGGGCGACCTGGGCCGCCCGGCGGGCCCCGACGCGCCCGGCGGCGTGGCCCCCGTCCCGGGCTCCAGCTTCTTCCACGACCCGCACGCGGGCAACTCCCTGGTGCGATTCGCGTTCTGCAAGCGCGTGGAGACGCTGGAGCGCGCAGCGGAGCGTCTCGCCGATATCCTGCTCGAGCACCGAAATCGTTGA
- a CDS encoding aconitate hydratase, whose product MIAFDTRSTLRAGDREYEIHSLPRLAEHGLTVERLPYSLRILLENLLRHQGSVAVDGGDIEALCRWDPAAEPSREIAFTPARVILQDFTGVPAIVDLAAMRDATARFGGDPGRINPLEPAELVIDHSVQVDEFGTRMAFEVNSQKEYERNFERYAFLRWGQNSFRNFRVVPPETGIVHQVNIEYLARVVFGEDGVAYPDTLVGTDSHTTMVNGLGVLGWGVGGIEAEAAMLGQAISMLIPQVVGFRLKGELPEGATATDLVLRVTEMLREHGVVGKFVEFFGSGLEHLPLADRATIGNMSPEYGATCAIFPVDAETLRYLEFTARPAERIGLVEAYMKEQGLFHTPDSPDAVYSSELELDMGTVEPSIAGPKRPQDRIALTDSRRAFAGALRQMRADVPGAGTPAGTRWEIEHGAGANGADAISTAGVIAPAEPAPGFRGVSVEREGGTFELRDGAVVIAAITSCTNTSNPSVMLGAGLLARNAVARGLKSQPWVKTSLAPGSKVVMDYLGEAGVMPYLEDLGFNLVGYGCTTCIGNSGPLPADIAAAIHEGDLVACSVLSGNRNFEGRINPHVRANYLASPPLVVAYALAGRMDIDLYNEPLGVDADGRSVFLKDIWPTQSEIHEAMRSSVKREFFEREYAEVFAGDDRWRALPVIEGALYEWRDDSSYVKEPPYFAAMGLEAPGVSDIDGARVLALMGDSITTDHISPAGAIAKDSPAGRYLMEHGVGHKDFNSYGSRRGNHEVMMRGTFANVRFRNRLAPDTEGGWTAHLPDGEVMPIYDAAMRYGEAGVPLIVIAGKEYGTGSSRDWAAKGPMLLGVRAAIATTYERIHRSNLIGMGVLPLQFEGAQDAAALGLDGREVYSVTGIADALEAPRADRAVTVRARAEDGSTTEFRVRVRLDTPQEVEYYRHGGILHYVLRQMIGEA is encoded by the coding sequence ATGATCGCTTTCGATACCCGTTCCACGCTCCGCGCCGGCGACCGGGAGTACGAAATACACAGCCTTCCGCGGCTCGCCGAGCACGGCCTGACCGTGGAACGCCTGCCGTACTCGCTGCGGATCCTGCTGGAGAACCTGCTTCGCCACCAGGGCTCGGTGGCCGTGGACGGCGGCGACATCGAGGCGCTGTGCCGGTGGGACCCGGCGGCGGAGCCGTCGCGCGAGATCGCGTTCACGCCGGCGCGCGTGATCCTGCAGGACTTCACGGGGGTGCCGGCGATCGTGGACCTGGCCGCCATGCGCGACGCTACGGCTCGCTTCGGCGGAGACCCAGGTCGAATCAACCCGCTGGAGCCGGCGGAACTCGTCATCGACCACTCGGTCCAGGTCGATGAATTCGGGACGCGCATGGCCTTCGAGGTGAACTCGCAGAAGGAGTACGAGCGCAACTTCGAGCGCTACGCGTTCCTGCGCTGGGGCCAGAACTCGTTCCGCAACTTCCGCGTCGTCCCGCCCGAGACGGGGATCGTCCACCAGGTGAACATCGAGTACCTGGCGCGCGTCGTGTTCGGCGAAGATGGAGTCGCCTACCCCGACACGCTGGTCGGCACGGATTCGCACACGACCATGGTGAACGGGCTGGGCGTGCTGGGCTGGGGAGTGGGCGGGATCGAGGCCGAGGCCGCCATGCTCGGCCAGGCCATCTCGATGCTGATTCCGCAGGTGGTGGGATTCCGGCTGAAGGGTGAGCTGCCCGAGGGCGCCACCGCCACGGACCTGGTGCTGCGCGTCACCGAGATGCTCCGCGAGCACGGTGTGGTGGGCAAGTTCGTCGAGTTCTTCGGCTCCGGCCTGGAGCACCTGCCGCTCGCCGACCGCGCCACGATCGGCAACATGTCCCCCGAGTACGGGGCCACCTGCGCAATCTTTCCGGTCGACGCGGAGACGCTTCGGTATCTGGAGTTCACCGCGCGCCCGGCGGAGCGGATCGGTCTCGTCGAGGCCTACATGAAGGAGCAGGGCCTGTTTCACACGCCGGACAGCCCGGACGCCGTGTACTCCTCCGAGCTGGAGCTGGACATGGGCACGGTCGAGCCGAGCATCGCCGGGCCCAAGCGCCCCCAGGATCGCATCGCGCTGACCGACTCCAGACGCGCCTTCGCGGGGGCGCTGCGCCAGATGCGGGCCGATGTGCCGGGCGCCGGGACGCCCGCCGGCACCCGGTGGGAGATCGAGCACGGCGCGGGCGCCAACGGCGCCGACGCCATCTCGACGGCGGGCGTCATCGCGCCCGCGGAGCCGGCGCCCGGCTTCCGCGGGGTCTCGGTCGAGCGCGAGGGCGGCACCTTCGAGCTGCGCGACGGCGCAGTCGTGATCGCCGCCATCACGAGCTGCACCAACACCTCCAACCCGTCCGTCATGCTGGGGGCCGGGCTCCTGGCCAGGAACGCGGTCGCGCGTGGTCTGAAGAGCCAGCCCTGGGTCAAGACAAGCCTCGCCCCGGGGTCGAAGGTCGTCATGGACTACCTGGGCGAGGCCGGCGTGATGCCGTACCTGGAGGATCTCGGCTTCAACCTGGTCGGCTACGGCTGCACCACCTGCATCGGTAACAGCGGGCCGCTCCCGGCGGACATCGCGGCGGCGATCCATGAGGGCGACCTGGTCGCGTGCTCGGTCCTGTCCGGCAATCGCAACTTCGAGGGCAGGATCAACCCGCACGTGCGCGCCAACTACCTGGCGTCGCCGCCGCTCGTGGTCGCCTACGCGCTGGCGGGCCGCATGGACATCGACCTCTACAACGAGCCTTTGGGCGTCGACGCTGACGGCCGCTCCGTCTTTCTGAAGGACATCTGGCCGACGCAGAGCGAGATCCACGAGGCCATGCGGAGCTCGGTCAAGCGCGAGTTCTTCGAGCGCGAGTACGCCGAAGTGTTCGCGGGCGACGACCGTTGGCGGGCGCTACCGGTGATCGAGGGGGCGCTCTACGAATGGCGGGACGACTCGTCCTACGTGAAGGAGCCTCCCTACTTCGCGGCCATGGGCCTGGAGGCTCCCGGGGTGTCGGACATCGACGGCGCGCGGGTGCTGGCGCTGATGGGCGACAGCATCACCACCGACCACATCTCGCCGGCCGGCGCCATCGCGAAGGACTCGCCCGCCGGGCGCTACCTCATGGAGCACGGAGTGGGGCACAAGGATTTCAACTCCTACGGGTCGCGCCGCGGCAACCACGAGGTGATGATGCGCGGGACCTTCGCCAACGTGCGTTTCCGCAACCGCCTGGCCCCCGACACCGAGGGTGGCTGGACGGCTCACCTGCCGGACGGCGAGGTCATGCCCATCTACGACGCCGCCATGCGGTACGGAGAGGCGGGCGTGCCGCTGATCGTGATCGCCGGCAAGGAGTACGGCACGGGTTCCTCCCGTGACTGGGCGGCCAAGGGGCCGATGCTGCTGGGAGTGCGCGCGGCGATTGCCACGACGTACGAGCGCATCCACCGCTCCAACCTCATCGGCATGGGCGTCCTGCCGCTGCAGTTCGAGGGCGCGCAGGACGCCGCCGCGCTGGGGCTCGACGGGCGCGAGGTGTATTCGGTGACGGGCATCGCCGACGCGCTCGAGGCGCCGCGCGCGGATCGTGCCGTGACGGTGCGGGCGAGAGCGGAGGACGGCTCGACGACGGAGTTCAGGGTGCGGGTGCGGCTGGACACGCCGCAGGAGGTGGAGTACTACCGCCACGGCGGCATCCTGCACTACGTGCTGCGGCAGATGATCGGCGAAGCGTAG